A window of Aerococcus urinae contains these coding sequences:
- a CDS encoding DUF4352 domain-containing protein, with protein MAKKLYDENGNEVKRGGCLKWIGIGIIALIALFIIGSLFSGGKKSVNTESSESQTSENQSSNKKENKKLAVGDAAEIDDIKFKVNKVEFTNERNQFAESNPERVIKISYTLENGQDKDYAFGADTQLYVDGKKAKTYPLSGSDGDIGFGSVSAGRTVDSTVYYGVDGKDIELEWQPLFSVGKKAIWKLSE; from the coding sequence ATGGCCAAGAAATTGTATGACGAAAATGGGAACGAAGTGAAACGTGGTGGATGTTTGAAGTGGATTGGTATTGGAATAATTGCCCTTATCGCTCTTTTCATTATAGGATCGCTTTTTAGTGGTGGTAAAAAATCTGTAAACACTGAATCTAGTGAAAGCCAAACCAGCGAGAATCAATCTTCAAATAAGAAAGAAAATAAAAAATTAGCAGTAGGTGATGCTGCTGAAATTGATGACATAAAATTTAAAGTAAATAAGGTTGAATTTACTAATGAAAGAAATCAATTCGCTGAATCAAATCCTGAACGCGTCATTAAGATTAGCTATACTTTAGAAAATGGTCAAGATAAAGACTACGCTTTCGGCGCCGATACTCAGCTTTATGTAGATGGTAAGAAAGCTAAGACCTATCCATTAAGCGGTTCTGATGGTGATATTGGTTTTGGTTCAGTATCAGCAGGTAGAACTGTTGATAGCACCGTTTATTACGGTGTAGACGGAAAAGATATTGAGCTAGAATGGCAACCATTATTTAGTGTTGGTAAAAAAGCAATTTGGAAACTAAGTGAATAA
- a CDS encoding TIGR01906 family membrane protein: protein MARNIRFYLGFSSLVLFILCGAITFTIWFTPLYYLSAYLEEVNQVVDLTWLEIFQDYHRIIAYLNFPWIEHLSLQHFFMSPKGAFHFYEVKRLFQGLYILLFTSGLLSARFLKKLKNNQAYFYLYRPMKGLMVLPLLLIPLFLLFFDQVFVLFHQVLFNNDAWLFDPKLDPVIEILPETFFLACFILVVVLVEGVFYYFYRLGKTSLEK from the coding sequence ATGGCAAGAAATATCCGATTTTACCTAGGATTTAGCAGCCTGGTGCTTTTTATATTGTGTGGAGCGATTACCTTCACGATTTGGTTTACCCCACTCTATTATCTGAGTGCCTATCTTGAAGAGGTCAATCAAGTCGTTGACTTAACGTGGTTGGAGATTTTCCAGGACTATCATCGTATTATTGCTTATCTCAATTTTCCTTGGATTGAACATTTGTCCTTACAGCACTTTTTTATGAGTCCTAAAGGAGCCTTCCATTTTTATGAAGTGAAGCGGCTATTTCAAGGCCTATATATCTTATTATTTACCAGTGGTCTGCTATCCGCTCGCTTCCTAAAAAAATTAAAAAATAATCAGGCTTACTTCTATTTATATCGGCCCATGAAGGGATTAATGGTCTTACCTTTACTATTAATACCTCTCTTTCTCTTATTCTTTGATCAAGTATTTGTTTTATTTCACCAAGTTTTATTCAATAATGATGCTTGGTTGTTTGATCCCAAGCTCGACCCAGTGATTGAAATCTTGCCAGAGACTTTCTTCTTGGCTTGCTTTATTTTAGTGGTGGTTCTGGTTGAGGGCGTTTTTTATTATTTTTATCGTCTAGGAAAAACTAGTCTCGAAAAGTAG
- a CDS encoding histidine phosphatase family protein: MSKGVTIYFMRHGQTYLNHYHRIQGWADAPLTEKGKRDAQRSAIGLRDVNFSAVYTSDLQRTVATAEIILKYNYHAGSNLPINKRKAFREQFFGSFEGLEVERIWGKVSDYIENEKQDLLTTNDRVKVEMDTFHELDPTHDAEDFMTFWLRVELGLIDVITAHRETDQNILIVSHGMTIRNMIHELIPEFSLGEPLDNASVSIVRYQDGFYHLEAYNQTDHFALEEKIDDVNKDRERKE, translated from the coding sequence ATGAGTAAAGGTGTAACAATTTATTTTATGCGTCATGGCCAAACCTACCTCAACCACTATCATCGGATCCAAGGTTGGGCGGATGCGCCTTTAACAGAGAAAGGTAAACGCGATGCCCAAAGGAGCGCCATTGGTTTACGTGATGTTAATTTCTCGGCTGTGTATACCAGTGATTTGCAACGGACGGTAGCTACAGCGGAGATTATTTTAAAATATAATTACCATGCTGGTTCCAACCTTCCAATTAATAAACGTAAAGCCTTTCGGGAACAGTTCTTTGGGAGCTTTGAAGGGCTAGAAGTTGAACGGATCTGGGGAAAAGTCTCTGACTATATCGAGAATGAAAAGCAGGACTTGTTAACTACCAATGACCGCGTGAAGGTAGAAATGGATACTTTCCATGAATTAGATCCCACCCATGATGCCGAGGATTTTATGACATTCTGGCTACGGGTTGAATTAGGCTTGATCGATGTGATTACCGCCCATCGTGAAACTGATCAAAATATTCTGATTGTGAGTCATGGCATGACGATTCGCAATATGATCCATGAACTAATCCCAGAATTTTCTCTAGGGGAACCCTTAGATAATGCTAGTGTATCTATTGTTAGGTATCAAGATGGTTTTTACCATTTGGAAGCCTATAATCAAACCGATCATTTTGCTTTAGAGGAAAAAATTGATGATGTGAATAAGGACCGGGAAAGAAAAGAATAA
- the rnr gene encoding ribonuclease R, translated as MNIDQVSQQLVAAVKKEATPLTIQEWSQRFNCNSSDDYPEFIKLVAQLQRNGDIEILDNGGLVSKKSDKHYQGNFSLNQKGFGFVSIEGFDDDIFIPRGETGGAMNGDQVAVQLTKRNRGEQKDEGTITEVLERALSRVTGEFVPYNDKLKAESGYIGGIRIQNKGEEMMTCFVLSDGLHPVEGEIVIAEIAEYPSLDQPLQMTGRVIQTIGHKNAPGVDILAILNMFDIPHEFPEEVLDEAEEVPEQIDPGEAQKRDDYRSLLTITIDGADAKDLDDAISLRKLGNGHLELGVHIADVSYYVTAGSAIDKEAWKRGTSVYLTDRVVPMLPQRLSNGICSLQANQDRLTMSCLMEIDPKSAKVINYHIGPSIIQSDYRMVYDDVNKLLEGKDKQLSEKYAELLPMLNDMAALHQSLSDKRHHRGAIDFDTPEAEIIVDKEGHPLDIVVRERGTAERMIESFMLAANETVAHEFTKRHLPFIYRIHESPDDERMKTFIEFAQTLGVHVKKTDGKVSPKDLQNTLEEAAGESYAPVVQVMALRSMQQAKYDLQPIGHYGLAAKDYTHFTSPIRRYPDLLAHRLIRYYLTHKPNPAKKDELSQSIEVTADQASKTERRSVDAERETESLKKTEFMVDKVGEEFDGIISSVTKFGIFVQLANTVEGLVHISNLDDDYYNYVDKHMILVGEHTGNIYRIGDKVRVKLVKADVDSRQVDFEIINPEKKTKKNNSKPKKTDHKEKNTQGHKKHSKKGKKNKHKKKHKKQKNKKNFVIRKAK; from the coding sequence ATGAATATAGACCAAGTCAGTCAGCAATTGGTCGCTGCAGTGAAAAAAGAAGCGACCCCCTTAACGATACAAGAATGGAGTCAGAGGTTTAATTGCAATAGCAGTGATGACTATCCTGAATTTATAAAATTAGTTGCCCAGTTACAAAGGAATGGTGACATCGAAATTCTTGATAACGGGGGCTTAGTTTCTAAAAAATCAGACAAACATTATCAAGGGAACTTCTCTTTAAACCAAAAAGGCTTTGGTTTTGTTTCCATTGAAGGTTTTGATGATGATATTTTTATCCCCCGTGGTGAAACTGGTGGTGCAATGAATGGCGACCAAGTGGCGGTTCAATTGACTAAACGTAACCGGGGAGAACAAAAAGATGAAGGAACGATTACAGAGGTACTAGAAAGAGCCTTGAGTCGAGTGACCGGTGAATTTGTTCCCTATAATGACAAGTTAAAAGCCGAATCCGGTTATATTGGTGGGATAAGGATTCAAAATAAGGGCGAAGAAATGATGACTTGCTTTGTCTTGAGTGATGGACTACACCCAGTGGAGGGGGAAATTGTCATCGCAGAAATTGCAGAATATCCTTCCCTCGACCAGCCCTTACAAATGACTGGCCGTGTCATCCAAACCATTGGTCATAAGAATGCTCCTGGGGTCGATATTCTCGCTATCTTAAATATGTTTGATATTCCTCATGAATTTCCTGAGGAGGTTCTTGATGAAGCGGAGGAAGTCCCTGAGCAAATTGACCCAGGGGAGGCTCAAAAACGTGATGATTATCGTTCCTTACTTACGATTACCATCGATGGGGCTGATGCTAAAGACTTGGACGATGCGATTTCCTTAAGAAAACTTGGCAATGGGCATCTGGAGTTAGGTGTTCATATTGCCGATGTTTCCTATTATGTTACCGCAGGAAGCGCTATTGATAAGGAAGCCTGGAAACGTGGGACGAGTGTATATTTAACTGATCGCGTGGTTCCTATGCTACCTCAACGCTTATCCAACGGGATTTGTTCCTTACAGGCTAACCAGGACCGTTTAACTATGTCATGCTTGATGGAAATTGATCCTAAATCAGCCAAGGTTATAAATTATCATATTGGGCCAAGCATCATCCAATCGGACTATCGGATGGTTTATGATGACGTTAATAAATTATTAGAGGGTAAAGATAAACAATTAAGTGAAAAATACGCTGAACTTTTACCTATGCTTAATGACATGGCTGCACTCCACCAGTCTTTAAGCGATAAACGCCATCACAGAGGGGCGATTGATTTTGATACGCCTGAAGCTGAAATCATTGTTGATAAAGAAGGCCATCCCCTTGATATTGTGGTTAGGGAACGTGGAACAGCTGAACGGATGATTGAATCTTTTATGCTAGCTGCTAATGAAACCGTGGCTCATGAATTTACTAAGCGCCACCTACCTTTCATTTATCGTATCCACGAATCGCCTGATGATGAGCGGATGAAGACCTTTATTGAATTTGCTCAAACCTTAGGGGTTCATGTGAAAAAAACAGACGGCAAAGTAAGCCCTAAAGATTTGCAAAATACCCTGGAAGAAGCAGCAGGTGAAAGTTATGCTCCCGTTGTCCAAGTGATGGCCTTACGGAGTATGCAACAGGCTAAGTATGACCTCCAGCCAATTGGTCACTACGGCCTAGCTGCCAAGGACTATACCCATTTTACTTCACCAATTCGTCGTTACCCTGACCTCTTAGCCCATCGCCTCATCCGTTATTATCTCACCCACAAGCCAAATCCTGCCAAGAAGGATGAGCTCAGTCAAAGCATTGAAGTTACTGCCGACCAAGCTTCAAAAACAGAACGGCGCAGTGTAGATGCCGAAAGAGAAACCGAGAGCCTTAAGAAAACTGAATTTATGGTTGATAAGGTAGGTGAAGAATTCGATGGTATTATTTCTTCCGTGACCAAGTTTGGTATCTTCGTTCAACTCGCTAATACGGTTGAAGGATTGGTCCATATCTCTAATTTGGATGATGATTATTATAACTATGTGGATAAACATATGATCTTAGTCGGGGAGCATACGGGAAATATTTATCGTATAGGAGATAAAGTACGAGTTAAACTGGTTAAGGCCGATGTAGACTCTAGACAAGTTGATTTTGAAATCATTAATCCAGAGAAAAAGACTAAGAAAAATAATTCCAAGCCTAAGAAAACAGACCATAAAGAAAAAAATACTCAAGGACACAAGAAGCATTCTAAAAAAGGTAAAAAGAATAAACATAAGAAAAAGCATAAGAAGCAGAAAAATAAGAAGAATTTTGTTATTCGAAAGGCTAAATGA
- a CDS encoding alpha/beta hydrolase, with translation MQKQESFYFTGDNEVAVLLFHAYTGTTADVRMTGRALNREGYTVYCHNLTGHGTGRVEDILAADPSDWIEDARQALAFIKSQGYDKLAVFGLSLGGSIATKLFIEEESQFITAGSFCTPIMTTNIEETNVGKAFMAMARNVKEKEVFSGEALEAELKDIESDLSLSLEKINRFNNSMHSQLGAITKPYFIAEAGQDELVGDSSGRLLKEAMPNAQVTLAYFENSGHVITVGKAHQAFEQALIEFLNQVV, from the coding sequence ATGCAAAAGCAAGAATCATTTTATTTTACCGGCGATAATGAAGTAGCTGTCCTCTTATTTCATGCTTATACAGGAACCACAGCTGATGTAAGAATGACAGGGCGGGCTTTGAATCGTGAAGGCTATACTGTCTATTGTCATAATTTAACCGGTCATGGCACTGGACGCGTAGAAGATATTTTAGCAGCAGATCCAAGTGATTGGATCGAGGATGCTCGCCAAGCTTTAGCCTTTATCAAAAGCCAAGGCTATGACAAGCTAGCGGTCTTTGGTTTGTCTTTGGGTGGTTCTATTGCCACCAAGTTATTTATTGAAGAAGAGAGTCAATTTATAACAGCCGGCTCTTTCTGTACGCCTATTATGACGACAAACATTGAAGAAACGAATGTAGGAAAGGCTTTTATGGCCATGGCTAGAAATGTCAAAGAAAAGGAAGTCTTTAGTGGGGAGGCTCTGGAAGCGGAATTAAAGGACATTGAATCGGACCTATCTCTTTCCCTAGAGAAGATCAATCGTTTTAACAATTCCATGCATAGCCAACTAGGGGCAATCACTAAACCTTACTTCATCGCCGAAGCCGGTCAAGATGAACTCGTTGGCGATAGCAGCGGTCGTCTATTGAAAGAAGCTATGCCTAATGCTCAGGTGACCCTAGCTTATTTTGAAAATAGTGGTCATGTGATTACCGTTGGCAAAGCCCATCAAGCATTTGAACAAGCACTAATCGAATTTCTCAACCAGGTGGTGTAA
- the secG gene encoding preprotein translocase subunit SecG, with product MKNILLISIIVISILLILAVIISPAKTSSSANITGAMDQGMNGKKARGFDAAMDRIISILGFAFMIIAVVLAKLSS from the coding sequence TTGAAAAATATATTACTTATTTCAATAATTGTAATTAGTATTTTATTGATATTAGCAGTGATTATTTCCCCAGCCAAAACAAGTTCCAGTGCCAATATCACAGGCGCAATGGACCAAGGAATGAATGGAAAAAAGGCCCGCGGTTTTGACGCGGCAATGGATCGCATTATTAGCATCCTAGGATTTGCCTTTATGATAATTGCTGTCGTTTTAGCAAAATTATCTTCCTAG
- a CDS encoding HAD-IIA family hydrolase has translation MRKAKKIKGLLIDLDGTVYRGKSPIKGAKAFIEKLITSQTPFLFLTNNSMRSHQEVQAFLEKEHHILVDPERVYSSVDALVYALKDAYHQVNHQQAAYIIGSEILKKSVSDLGFELRTNIDQQIDLVVVGLNQSVFYDQLAQAAIAVQRGADFYLTNPDIQFPDERGFVPGAGSLGRMISEVSRTRPMVCGKPEKLIMSGALAKLGLQVDEVAMLGDNLTTDILAANRMDMPAILIETGVHHKEDLEHFSGRPDYIVKDYEELGKLWQEISDFT, from the coding sequence ATGAGAAAAGCTAAGAAGATAAAAGGCTTATTGATTGATTTGGATGGAACGGTTTATCGTGGGAAAAGTCCCATTAAGGGAGCTAAAGCATTTATTGAAAAACTCATTACTAGTCAAACGCCCTTTTTATTTTTAACCAATAATTCCATGAGGTCCCACCAAGAAGTCCAAGCTTTCCTAGAAAAAGAACATCATATCTTGGTTGATCCAGAAAGGGTTTATAGTAGTGTAGATGCCTTAGTTTATGCACTGAAAGACGCTTACCACCAGGTCAATCACCAACAGGCCGCTTATATTATTGGTAGTGAAATTCTTAAAAAGAGTGTCAGTGACTTAGGCTTTGAACTAAGAACAAATATTGATCAGCAGATTGACCTAGTAGTCGTAGGCCTGAATCAAAGTGTTTTTTATGACCAGCTCGCTCAAGCAGCTATTGCAGTCCAAAGAGGGGCAGATTTTTACTTAACTAACCCGGATATACAATTTCCGGATGAACGAGGATTTGTGCCCGGTGCTGGCTCACTAGGTCGTATGATTAGTGAGGTAAGTCGGACGCGTCCGATGGTTTGTGGCAAACCAGAAAAATTGATTATGTCCGGAGCCTTAGCTAAGTTAGGTCTTCAAGTCGATGAAGTGGCTATGTTGGGGGATAACTTAACGACTGATATCCTAGCGGCAAATCGTATGGATATGCCGGCGATATTAATTGAGACCGGTGTCCATCACAAGGAAGACTTGGAGCATTTTTCGGGTCGACCTGACTATATCGTTAAAGATTATGAGGAATTAGGAAAATTATGGCAAGAAATATCCGATTTTACCTAG
- a CDS encoding YutD family protein, whose product MSQTEDRQAWIEQRKSDNYIFADVIQQADDRYLINGQAFQVVKDAEAGIDKQELANRYMDILDSYDYVVGDWSFQQLRLKGFYEDKLPHTSIDQQISFLDDYLYEYCSFGCDYFVLKHLRNEEEINERNRQLKSKRNNQNSKRKKRRKSRHNDQGRSHKSGPKKQTKTVGKRFSVKKKNSSRKANAVKVTDKKTFKIRKK is encoded by the coding sequence ATGTCTCAAACAGAAGACCGCCAAGCTTGGATAGAACAACGTAAGAGCGACAATTATATTTTTGCTGATGTCATCCAACAGGCTGATGATCGCTATTTAATCAATGGCCAAGCTTTTCAAGTGGTTAAGGATGCTGAAGCGGGCATCGATAAGCAGGAGTTAGCTAACCGCTATATGGATATTTTGGATAGCTATGACTATGTGGTGGGCGATTGGAGTTTCCAACAATTGCGTTTGAAGGGCTTTTATGAAGATAAATTACCCCACACCAGTATTGACCAGCAAATTTCTTTTTTAGATGATTATTTGTATGAATATTGTAGTTTTGGCTGTGATTATTTTGTTTTAAAGCACCTGCGTAATGAAGAAGAAATCAATGAACGTAACCGCCAATTGAAGAGTAAACGGAATAATCAAAATTCTAAGCGCAAGAAGAGGCGGAAAAGCCGTCATAATGACCAAGGAAGAAGTCATAAGTCAGGTCCTAAAAAACAAACGAAGACAGTGGGTAAGCGCTTCTCGGTGAAAAAGAAAAATTCCAGTCGTAAAGCCAATGCTGTTAAAGTAACTGATAAAAAAACGTTTAAAATAAGGAAAAAGTGA
- the smpB gene encoding SsrA-binding protein SmpB, whose protein sequence is MTKKKQDNVVATNRKANHDYIIEDTIEAGLVLTGTEIKSIRKGKVNLKDSFARVENGQVWVYGMHVSPFEQGNRFNQDPMRPRKLLLKKREINRLAKHVSQEGYAIIPLRMYIKRGFAKLLIGIGKGKKKYDKRQALKEKDMKRDIKRAMKEKY, encoded by the coding sequence GTGACAAAGAAGAAGCAAGACAATGTGGTAGCGACAAATCGCAAAGCGAATCATGATTATATCATCGAAGATACAATTGAAGCTGGTCTTGTCTTAACTGGAACAGAAATTAAATCAATTCGTAAGGGGAAGGTCAACTTAAAGGATTCCTTTGCCCGGGTAGAAAATGGCCAGGTATGGGTCTATGGGATGCATGTGAGTCCTTTTGAACAAGGCAACCGTTTTAACCAGGATCCTATGCGACCAAGAAAATTATTATTAAAGAAACGCGAAATCAATCGCTTAGCTAAGCATGTGAGCCAGGAAGGTTATGCGATTATCCCACTACGGATGTATATTAAAAGAGGTTTTGCTAAATTACTTATCGGCATTGGTAAAGGAAAGAAAAAATACGATAAGCGCCAAGCCTTAAAAGAAAAAGACATGAAGCGTGACATTAAACGAGCAATGAAAGAAAAATATTAA
- a CDS encoding 3-phosphoglycerate dehydrogenase family protein has protein sequence MKKINTLDNIAETGLNYLRKQGYLINNDQDPDALILRSSDIHNYNFSSQLKAIGRSGVGVNNIPVDECSEKGIVVFNAPGANANSVKELVIAMMINLSRNVFQAEHWINRLEGEDVHKQVEAGKKMFRGQELMGKTLGVIGLGNVGARVANAGIELGMDVIGYDNYISVKNAWQINQKVSYCDDVKDIFQQADYITIHTPYTEETHHLIGFENLSLVKTGAIILNYSRQEIVDPQAMLTFLENGMVKYFASDFYFEELAGREDFIMTPHLGASTEQSEEKCALMVAQEVNHYLESGEIKNSVNFPNVEMTFNAPLRLSIINENIPNMVAGISRYLADEDINIEKIINKSRGNYAYTLVDVSGDDLLSKVNTFMEDVMSVKGIKKIRMIQNPHSK, from the coding sequence ATGAAAAAAATTAATACTTTAGATAACATCGCTGAAACCGGGCTTAATTATTTACGTAAACAAGGCTACTTAATTAATAATGACCAAGACCCCGATGCTCTTATCTTACGCAGTAGCGATATTCATAACTACAACTTTTCTTCCCAACTAAAAGCGATCGGGCGCTCAGGCGTGGGGGTAAATAATATTCCTGTTGATGAATGTAGTGAGAAGGGGATTGTTGTCTTTAATGCACCGGGGGCTAACGCCAATTCAGTTAAGGAACTGGTTATTGCTATGATGATTAATCTCTCCCGCAATGTCTTTCAAGCAGAACACTGGATCAACCGCTTAGAAGGGGAAGATGTCCATAAACAAGTTGAAGCTGGAAAGAAGATGTTCCGTGGCCAAGAGCTCATGGGCAAGACCTTAGGGGTTATTGGTCTAGGTAATGTCGGCGCTCGGGTCGCCAATGCGGGGATTGAACTAGGTATGGATGTCATTGGCTATGATAACTATATCTCCGTAAAAAACGCTTGGCAAATTAACCAAAAAGTGTCTTATTGTGATGATGTGAAAGATATTTTCCAACAGGCCGACTACATTACCATTCACACCCCATATACCGAAGAAACCCACCATTTAATTGGCTTTGAAAACCTCTCTCTAGTTAAAACAGGAGCGATTATTCTTAACTATTCACGTCAAGAAATAGTTGATCCCCAAGCCATGCTTACCTTTTTAGAAAATGGCATGGTGAAATACTTTGCTAGTGATTTCTATTTTGAAGAATTGGCAGGTAGGGAGGACTTTATTATGACTCCTCACTTAGGCGCAAGCACCGAACAATCTGAAGAAAAGTGTGCCTTGATGGTGGCCCAAGAAGTAAATCATTACCTGGAAAGTGGCGAAATCAAGAATTCTGTCAACTTCCCCAATGTGGAAATGACCTTCAATGCGCCATTACGTCTGTCCATTATTAATGAAAACATTCCTAATATGGTGGCTGGGATATCTCGTTACCTAGCAGATGAAGATATTAACATCGAAAAAATTATCAATAAGAGTCGAGGAAATTATGCTTATACCTTAGTCGATGTGAGTGGGGATGATCTCTTAAGCAAGGTCAATACCTTTATGGAAGATGTGATGAGTGTTAAAGGGATTAAAAAGATTCGTATGATTCAAAATCCTCATAGTAAATAA
- a CDS encoding helix-turn-helix transcriptional regulator: MEREQLVRNRLLQLELHFKSIRYFDRTKDKQLEASLLFSDQRPNELIIIYCKEGFLTINSDDKNYIMDNNSYCIINNRAHLKAQDIDTVALEKWYELSIISLVGRNQSFKLSHENIACCQDKHNAIENYLQLIDYEDKKSELAEDEKETILQMLIQMLFTRIYFQQKNLFALKSEFTNEEKIHWLKKYIDNYYTKDISLDHLSNLISMNKYYMIRLFSEAFSASPIDYLIKVRIDKTKQLLKATNFSISHVGKLVGFGSASYFSKMFKRLNGISPSQYRKEHSQDNKASN, from the coding sequence ATGGAACGTGAGCAACTCGTTAGAAACCGTCTTCTTCAACTTGAACTTCATTTTAAAAGTATACGTTACTTTGACCGCACAAAGGATAAGCAATTAGAAGCGTCCCTACTCTTTAGCGATCAGAGACCAAATGAATTAATCATTATTTACTGTAAAGAAGGCTTTCTAACTATAAATTCTGATGATAAAAATTATATTATGGATAATAACAGCTATTGTATTATTAATAACAGAGCCCATTTAAAGGCCCAAGATATCGATACGGTAGCTTTAGAAAAGTGGTATGAATTATCTATTATCAGTCTGGTAGGCCGTAATCAAAGTTTTAAACTATCGCATGAAAACATTGCTTGCTGTCAAGATAAGCACAATGCCATTGAAAATTATTTACAATTAATTGACTACGAAGATAAAAAAAGTGAGCTTGCAGAGGACGAAAAAGAAACTATCTTACAGATGCTTATCCAAATGTTATTTACTCGGATATATTTTCAGCAAAAAAATTTATTTGCCTTAAAAAGTGAATTTACCAATGAGGAAAAAATCCACTGGCTGAAGAAGTATATTGATAATTATTATACCAAGGATATTAGTTTGGACCATCTCAGTAATTTAATAAGTATGAATAAATACTATATGATTCGTCTATTTTCAGAGGCCTTTTCCGCGTCTCCAATCGATTATTTAATTAAAGTAAGAATCGATAAAACCAAACAACTACTGAAAGCCACCAATTTTAGTATTAGTCATGTCGGTAAATTAGTAGGCTTTGGCTCAGCTTCATACTTCTCAAAAATGTTTAAAAGACTAAATGGCATCTCACCTAGTCAATATCGGAAAGAACATAGTCAAGATAATAAAGCAAGCAATTAA
- the serC gene encoding 3-phosphoserine/phosphohydroxythreonine transaminase has protein sequence MTRVWNFSAGPATLPLEVLENVQENLVDYHGQGLSVLEMSHRSDSFQEVIEGAEALIRELLDVPSNYQVLFMQGGATLQFSALPLNLLKNGKAGYLIGGSWGEKAYKEADKLTAKATILASSKDDQYQKLPVLTDFNSSDYDYIHITSNNTIEGTQYRKYPDAKSPNLVADMSSDFLSHPVDVSRFALIYAGAQKNVGPAGVSVVIIRDDLLEDNGQVIPTYLDYKTHASKHSLYNTPPTFSIYVMRLVLEWIKNQGGLAAIDQINQRKAAKLYQAIDQSEIFINPVLPSDRSLMNIPFTSQDADIDQEFIQAAKEKGFINLKGHRSVGGMRASIYNAFPEAGVEALVEFMKDFESEVKHEKN, from the coding sequence ATGACTCGTGTGTGGAATTTCTCTGCTGGACCGGCAACTTTACCCTTAGAAGTATTGGAAAATGTACAGGAGAATCTAGTTGATTATCATGGTCAAGGCTTATCCGTTTTGGAAATGAGTCACCGATCAGACTCTTTTCAAGAGGTTATCGAAGGGGCGGAAGCCTTAATACGAGAACTTTTAGATGTTCCTTCCAATTATCAAGTGTTATTTATGCAAGGGGGTGCGACCTTGCAATTTTCAGCACTTCCATTAAACTTATTGAAAAACGGTAAAGCGGGATATCTTATTGGCGGTAGTTGGGGCGAAAAAGCCTACAAAGAGGCTGATAAATTAACCGCTAAGGCGACTATTTTAGCCTCTTCTAAAGACGATCAATACCAAAAATTACCCGTCTTAACCGATTTTAATTCCAGTGACTATGATTACATTCATATCACCAGTAACAATACGATTGAGGGAACCCAATACCGAAAATATCCTGATGCTAAAAGTCCCAACTTAGTCGCTGATATGTCATCAGACTTTCTTAGCCACCCCGTGGATGTTTCTCGGTTTGCTTTAATCTATGCAGGAGCCCAAAAGAATGTTGGACCAGCTGGGGTCAGTGTGGTTATTATTCGTGATGATTTATTAGAGGATAATGGTCAAGTAATTCCGACTTATTTAGATTATAAAACCCATGCCAGCAAGCATTCCTTGTATAACACCCCACCAACCTTCTCTATTTATGTGATGCGTTTAGTTCTAGAGTGGATTAAAAACCAGGGGGGCCTAGCTGCTATTGACCAAATCAATCAAAGAAAAGCCGCAAAACTCTACCAAGCCATTGATCAATCAGAAATCTTTATTAACCCGGTCCTTCCATCAGATCGCTCACTCATGAATATTCCTTTTACCAGCCAAGATGCTGATATCGACCAAGAGTTTATCCAAGCAGCCAAGGAGAAGGGATTTATTAATTTGAAGGGTCACCGTTCTGTAGGCGGGATGCGCGCAAGCATCTATAATGCCTTTCCTGAAGCAGGTGTGGAGGCCTTAGTGGAATTCATGAAGGATTTTGAAAGTGAGGTTAAACATGAAAAAAATTAA